CCACCTGGGTGTCCGCTCTTGCGACCGGCACCGACCCCGCCGGCACCCGCAGCTGTCGCCGGCCCGCCAGCAGGTAGGTCAGGCCGAAGCCCGCGCCCACCACCGCCGCGCCTCCCGCCGCGTCCAGGACCCAGTGGTTGGCCGTGGCCACGATCGCGCAGACCGTGAACAGCGGGTGGAGCAGGCCGAGCAGCTTCATCCACAGTTTCGGCGCGAGGACGAGCACGACCAGGCCGCACCAGAGCGACCAGCCGAAGTGCAGCGACGGCATCGCCGCGTACTGGTTGGTGACCGCCGTCATCGCCCCGTAGTCGGGGTTGGCCAGGTCCTGCGGGCCGTGCACCGTGTCGATGAAGCCCATGCCGGGCATCAGTCGCGGCGGGGCCAGCGGGTACAGCCAGAAGCCGAGCAGCGCCAGCACCGTCGCGAACGCGAGCGACGAGCGCGCCCAGCGGTAGTCGCTGGGGCGGCGGACGTACAGCACACCCATGATGGTCAGCGGCACCACGAAGTGGAAGGACGTGTAGTAGAAGTTGAAGAAGGACTCGGCCCAGTCCACCTTCACCATCGCGTGGTTGATCCAGTGTTCGACGTCGATGCCGAGCGCCTGCTCGATGGAGAAGATCTGCCGGCCGTGCTCCTCCGCCGCGGTCACACCGCCGGTCGCGGCGGTGCGGATGTGTGAGTAGGCGGAGTAGCCGACCCGTATCACCAGCAGTTCGAGCAGCAGGTTCGGGCGGCTGAGCACGCGCCGCCAGAACGGCAGCAGCGGCACCCGGCTCCAGCGGGCCGCCAGGGGCACGGCGTACTCGGTCGGCACGGGCCGGCGGAAGTACGGCGACGTGCGCGGCAGGAACGGCACCGCGACCGCCGCGGCCAGCGCCGCGACCAGCAGGACGTTGTCGCGTACGGGGTGCATCACCGCCATGTTGGGCAGCAGCATCGTGCCCGGCAGCGTCATCGCCAGGATCACCAGGACGGGCCACAGCATGCGGTCCGACGCGCGCTTGCCGACGCGGCCGACGACCGCGAGGAGCACCCACAGCAGCTGGTGCTGCCAGGCGGTGGGCGAGACGGCGACGGCCACACAGCCGGTCAGGGCGACGGCGAGGAGCAACTGGCCGTCCTGGGCGTAGCGGACGGCCCGGCGCAGCCCGAAGTAGCAGACAGCCGCGGCGAGGGCGGCGAAGAGCGCGATCTCGAGCGGGCCCTCCAGGCCGAGACGGAGCAGCGCGCCGTGCAGCGACTGGTTGGCGAGGCTGTCGGGGCGGGCGCCGAGCCCGGCGCCGGCGACGTGGTGCACCCAGTACGCCCAGGAGTCGCTCGGCAGCGCGGCCCAGGCGAGCGCCGAGCTGGCGGCGAATGTGCCCGCCGAGGTGACGGCGGCGCGTTTGCGGCCGGTGTACCAGAGCAGCGGGGCGAAGAGGAGCACCGTGGGCTGGAGGGCCGCGCCGAAGCCGATCAGTACGCCCGAGGATCTCTCCCCGCGCGCGGCGAAGCAGCCGAGCAGCACCAGCAGGACCGGGATGATGCTGGTCTGGCCGAGGCTGAAGCTGTTGCGCACGGGCAGCGAGAGCATCAGCAGGCTGATGGCCACGGGCGCCGCCAGCAGGCGGCTGCGGCGGGACACGGGGCCGGGCAGGGCGCGGGCGACGACCAGGCCGAGTACGACGACGAGCAGCAGCGTGCCGAAGGTCCAGGCGATGCCGAGCGCCTGCTCGGCGGCCCGGGTCAGTGGCTTCAGCACCAGTCCGGCGAACGGCGTGCCGGTGAACTTGTCGGCGTCGTACAGAGAGCCCTTCACATGCAGGACGCCGTTGTCACCGATCCAGGTCTCCAGTTCGGTGAGCCGCTCGCCGGGCGGCTGCCGGAGCACTGCCGCTGTCTGCCGTATCGCGAGCACGGCGGTGACGAGCCACAGGGCGGCCCTGGCGGCGCCCATCCTCGTCTCGGTCGTCGCACTCCCGTGCACGCTCTGCTCCGCGTTCGCCACGTCGCGCCGCGCCTCCCCACGTTCTGTGTTCCTGGTTCGTGTTGTTTATCCCGGCCGTTCCGGGTAGCCGGCTTCCTAGGGGTGTCTTATGGATCAGACCCGCTCCCTGATCCGGTCTGATCCATAAGACACCCCTCAGAGCCTCGCACTGCTCCATGAAGGAGACTCAGGCAACCCCCTCTTCGCCTGACTGTCACCCTGTTTTGACCGAAAGTCTCGTTTGGCGTTGCCGGAACCGAGAGGCCCACAGCATCGTCACAGGGGGCATGCGGGGGAACATACAAGACACAGCGCAGGTCCGCGCGCCAAGACAGCGACAGGTCCTGCTGGTGGTGCTGGCGCTGCTCGCGCTGCAGCTCGGATCGCTGATCAGCCCGGCGTACGCCTGTGGGTGCGGTGCGATGGTCCTGGACGGGCAGTCTCATATGTCGGTCGACCGGGAGACCTCGGTGGTCGGCTGGGACGGCCGTACGGAACAGATCCTGATGCGCTTCACGGTTGACGGAGACGCGCCCAAGGCTGCCTGGATCATGCCGGTGCCGAACCGCGCCACGGTCGAGCTCGGCGACAACGCCCTCTTCGACGAGCTGGAGACGGTCATCGCGCCGGAGCACCGGACCCGGCACTACTT
The Streptomyces lunaelactis genome window above contains:
- a CDS encoding bifunctional glycosyltransferase 87/phosphatase PAP2 family protein, with the protein product MGAARAALWLVTAVLAIRQTAAVLRQPPGERLTELETWIGDNGVLHVKGSLYDADKFTGTPFAGLVLKPLTRAAEQALGIAWTFGTLLLVVVLGLVVARALPGPVSRRSRLLAAPVAISLLMLSLPVRNSFSLGQTSIIPVLLVLLGCFAARGERSSGVLIGFGAALQPTVLLFAPLLWYTGRKRAAVTSAGTFAASSALAWAALPSDSWAYWVHHVAGAGLGARPDSLANQSLHGALLRLGLEGPLEIALFAALAAAVCYFGLRRAVRYAQDGQLLLAVALTGCVAVAVSPTAWQHQLLWVLLAVVGRVGKRASDRMLWPVLVILAMTLPGTMLLPNMAVMHPVRDNVLLVAALAAAVAVPFLPRTSPYFRRPVPTEYAVPLAARWSRVPLLPFWRRVLSRPNLLLELLVIRVGYSAYSHIRTAATGGVTAAEEHGRQIFSIEQALGIDVEHWINHAMVKVDWAESFFNFYYTSFHFVVPLTIMGVLYVRRPSDYRWARSSLAFATVLALLGFWLYPLAPPRLMPGMGFIDTVHGPQDLANPDYGAMTAVTNQYAAMPSLHFGWSLWCGLVVLVLAPKLWMKLLGLLHPLFTVCAIVATANHWVLDAAGGAAVVGAGFGLTYLLAGRRQLRVPAGSVPVARADTQVEAPVPAAPK